A single window of Pontibacillus chungwhensis DNA harbors:
- a CDS encoding Stp1/IreP family PP2C-type Ser/Thr phosphatase, which produces MNGYFLTDKGQVRSHNEDAGGIFFNQHSQVLAVVADGMGGHRAGDVASNIATTSLHNKWFDAQPISTAEEAESWLQETVKSVNQELFQYALNHEECKGMGTTIVAAICTQEFVSVAHIGDSRCYLSNEFGFKQITEDHSLVNELVRAGQISKEDAEHHPRKNVLLKALGTESETSVDINTVIWEEDDKLLLCSDGLSNKMADEELVEFVQEPLPLEKAAEKLVTIANERGGEDNISLVLVHHDAPAEEGVS; this is translated from the coding sequence ATGAATGGTTATTTTTTAACGGACAAAGGACAAGTCCGGAGCCATAATGAGGATGCTGGGGGAATTTTCTTTAACCAACATAGTCAGGTGTTAGCCGTCGTAGCAGACGGGATGGGTGGGCATAGAGCTGGAGACGTAGCAAGTAATATTGCAACGACTTCTTTACATAACAAGTGGTTTGATGCTCAACCAATCTCTACAGCAGAAGAAGCAGAAAGTTGGCTGCAAGAGACTGTTAAAAGTGTGAACCAAGAATTATTCCAATATGCTCTAAATCATGAAGAATGCAAAGGGATGGGCACAACCATTGTGGCAGCTATTTGTACACAAGAATTCGTTTCTGTTGCTCATATTGGAGATAGCCGCTGCTATCTTTCTAATGAGTTTGGCTTTAAGCAAATAACTGAAGATCACTCTTTGGTTAATGAACTTGTAAGAGCCGGTCAAATTTCTAAAGAAGATGCTGAACACCATCCAAGAAAAAACGTTTTATTAAAAGCGCTTGGTACAGAGTCCGAAACGAGTGTAGACATTAATACAGTCATCTGGGAAGAAGACGATAAGTTGTTACTTTGTTCAGATGGATTATCTAATAAAATGGCAGATGAGGAGCTTGTTGAGTTTGTACAAGAACCCCTCCCTCTTGAGAAAGCGGCTGAAAAACTTGTAACCATTGCAAATGAGCGCGGGGGAGAAGATAATATTTCGTTAGTGCTCGTTCATCATGATGCACCAGCGGAAGAGGGTGTGTCTTAA
- the pknB gene encoding Stk1 family PASTA domain-containing Ser/Thr kinase, with amino-acid sequence MLNGHLLNDRYEIKETIGGGGMANVYLGRDTILNRDVAIKVLRLEYANDDEFIARFRREAHSATSLSHPNIVNIYDVGEEEHIYYMVMEYVDGMTLKQYIQSYGPLDVQESLDITKQITAAITHAHDNHIVHRDIKPQNILIDEYKQVKVTDFGIAMALSATSLTQTNSVLGSVHYLSPEQARGGMATKKSDIYSIGIVLFEMLTGRLPFSGQSPVSIALKHLQSETPSMKRWNPNVPQSVENIVLKATAKDPFHRYGEISEIDEDIETAMLPERQDEPKFSVPLDDDEEVTKAIPIITNDAYQSERTEDTIIHQTDHTEVRANSEPESPEKQPSKKKRKWKGWVFGILFTLIGAGVLALFLIPAFMIPDDVEVTDVSGLEYEEALSQLMELNLKVNREGVNSNEVEEGKVIRTEPEAGSTVKEGSEITVYSSLGKEKEEFKDYAGSSYEETKKELEEKGYKNIYPNFENSSEYEEGMIISNANPIAGEMVLPEETPVVFRVSSGPEEIDVPGVTGSSIEEAKSTLGDKLKLEEAGQEFSTSVPKGQIIRQEPSANQEVVVGSTVKVWVSKGQEPPSYKTITKEYTVEVEQNSTQDDDQSEGTTGEDNGGQGEQNEQPQAPVEKTVKIYIDDENETMDTPYIDETITKTKTFTIPLRVKQGSPATYRVDVDGDTVKKEEVSYEEGEAE; translated from the coding sequence ATGCTTAATGGACATCTCTTGAATGATCGTTATGAGATTAAAGAAACGATTGGTGGCGGAGGGATGGCGAACGTCTATTTAGGGCGAGATACAATCCTGAACCGTGACGTAGCTATCAAAGTACTTCGTTTAGAATACGCTAACGATGACGAATTTATAGCCAGGTTTCGAAGAGAAGCGCATTCTGCAACGAGTTTGTCACATCCTAATATAGTTAACATATATGATGTGGGTGAAGAAGAACATATCTATTATATGGTAATGGAGTATGTAGATGGGATGACATTAAAGCAGTACATACAGTCATATGGCCCCCTCGATGTTCAAGAATCTCTTGATATTACGAAACAAATTACAGCCGCCATTACCCATGCTCATGATAATCATATTGTACACAGAGATATTAAACCTCAAAATATATTAATTGATGAATACAAACAAGTAAAAGTGACGGATTTCGGTATTGCGATGGCTTTAAGTGCGACATCATTAACGCAAACCAACTCCGTTTTAGGTTCGGTTCATTACCTGTCCCCTGAACAAGCAAGAGGGGGTATGGCGACCAAAAAGTCTGATATCTATTCTATTGGAATTGTCTTGTTCGAAATGCTTACGGGACGCCTCCCATTTTCTGGGCAATCGCCTGTTTCCATAGCTTTGAAACACTTGCAGAGTGAGACCCCTTCCATGAAAAGATGGAATCCAAACGTGCCTCAAAGTGTGGAGAATATTGTATTAAAGGCAACGGCGAAAGACCCTTTTCATAGGTACGGAGAAATATCAGAAATCGATGAAGACATCGAAACAGCCATGCTTCCTGAAAGGCAAGATGAGCCTAAATTTTCGGTTCCTTTAGACGATGATGAAGAAGTCACTAAAGCAATTCCAATTATTACGAATGATGCTTATCAATCTGAACGAACAGAGGATACTATTATACACCAGACCGACCATACGGAAGTTAGAGCTAACTCTGAGCCCGAATCCCCCGAAAAGCAGCCGTCAAAGAAAAAGCGGAAGTGGAAAGGGTGGGTCTTTGGAATTTTATTCACTTTAATTGGAGCAGGGGTCTTGGCCTTATTTCTTATTCCGGCATTCATGATACCGGATGACGTTGAAGTGACGGATGTAAGCGGGTTGGAGTACGAGGAAGCCCTTAGTCAGCTAATGGAGCTTAACTTGAAAGTTAACCGTGAAGGTGTGAATTCTAATGAAGTAGAAGAAGGAAAGGTCATTCGGACCGAACCGGAAGCTGGTTCAACCGTAAAGGAAGGTTCTGAAATAACGGTTTACTCTAGTTTAGGCAAGGAGAAAGAAGAATTTAAGGATTACGCAGGATCATCTTACGAGGAAACTAAGAAAGAATTAGAGGAGAAAGGGTACAAAAATATTTATCCAAACTTCGAGAATTCATCTGAATACGAAGAAGGTATGATTATTTCTAATGCTAATCCAATAGCAGGGGAAATGGTTCTTCCAGAAGAAACACCTGTCGTGTTTAGGGTTAGTAGTGGTCCAGAAGAAATTGATGTTCCGGGCGTGACAGGAAGCTCTATAGAGGAAGCCAAGTCAACTTTAGGAGATAAACTTAAGCTAGAAGAAGCTGGGCAAGAGTTTAGTACATCGGTTCCTAAAGGTCAAATTATTCGACAAGAGCCCTCTGCTAATCAAGAAGTTGTGGTAGGCTCAACCGTGAAAGTATGGGTTTCAAAAGGACAAGAGCCCCCTTCATATAAGACTATAACGAAGGAATATACGGTAGAAGTCGAACAAAATTCTACTCAAGATGACGATCAGTCAGAAGGTACTACCGGGGAAGACAACGGGGGGCAAGGCGAGCAGAATGAACAACCACAAGCCCCTGTTGAGAAAACGGTTAAAATCTATATCGATGATGAAAATGAAACGATGGATACGCCATATATTGATGAGACAATTACGAAAACGAAAACATTCACGATCCCATTACGGGTGAAACAAGGTTCACCCGCTACTTACAGAGTAGACGTAGACGGTGATACGGTGAAAAAAGAAGAAGTATCCTATGAAGAAGGTGAAGCTGAATAG
- the rsgA gene encoding ribosome small subunit-dependent GTPase A: MLKGKIVKALSGFYYVQDGNSVYPCKGRGNFRKRKITPLVGDNVSFEMDENEEGYILDIDERKNELVRPPISNIDQAMIVASVVEPEFRTILMDRFLVLIESKNITPIIVLTKTDLVDEEELEKLASYKRDYEKLGYTVIIGSSKEEDGLQDITPYLEGKTTVIAGQSGVGKSSMLNSLKPHLDLETNDISRSLGRGKHTTRHVELIEMYGGLIADTPGFSSLEFQELEYDELPDCFPEMREHGEYCKFRGCLHNKEPKCAVKAAVEEGEIPTYRYEHYLQFLEEIQNRKPRY; this comes from the coding sequence ATGTTAAAGGGCAAAATTGTAAAAGCGCTCAGTGGCTTTTATTATGTGCAGGATGGAAATTCTGTTTATCCATGTAAAGGAAGAGGGAACTTTCGTAAGCGAAAGATCACTCCACTAGTGGGAGATAACGTTTCTTTTGAGATGGATGAGAATGAAGAAGGCTATATTCTAGATATAGACGAAAGAAAGAATGAATTAGTCCGTCCTCCTATCTCAAATATTGACCAGGCTATGATCGTAGCTTCTGTTGTAGAGCCAGAATTTCGAACCATTTTAATGGACCGTTTCCTGGTGCTGATCGAATCCAAAAATATTACCCCTATTATTGTATTAACAAAGACGGATCTTGTAGATGAAGAAGAGCTCGAGAAATTAGCCTCTTATAAAAGGGACTATGAGAAGTTAGGGTATACCGTAATTATTGGCTCCTCAAAAGAGGAAGATGGTTTACAAGATATTACCCCATATTTGGAAGGGAAAACAACCGTCATCGCAGGGCAATCAGGAGTTGGAAAGTCTTCCATGTTAAATTCCCTTAAGCCCCATCTTGATCTTGAAACAAATGATATTTCTAGGAGCCTTGGACGAGGGAAGCACACGACCCGTCATGTTGAATTAATCGAAATGTATGGAGGATTAATTGCAGATACTCCAGGGTTTAGCTCTCTTGAGTTTCAAGAATTAGAATATGACGAATTGCCGGATTGTTTTCCTGAAATGCGTGAGCACGGTGAATATTGCAAATTTCGAGGATGTTTACACAATAAAGAGCCAAAATGTGCAGTTAAAGCAGCCGTAGAAGAAGGTGAAATTCCAACTTACCGCTATGAACATTACTTACAGTTCTTAGAAGAAATACAAAATAGGAAGCCGAGGTATTAA
- the rpe gene encoding ribulose-phosphate 3-epimerase, whose translation MTKIAPSILSADFAKLGEEIKDIEKGGAEYVHVDVMDGHFVPNITIGPLIVDAIKPHTNLPLDVHLMIENPDQYIAQFASAGADIISVHQEACPHLHRTIQLIKSEGVKAGVVINPATPVEMIKPVLADVDLVLLMTVNPGFGGQKFIESVVPKIKEVASLRGENGYHFEIEVDGGVKEGTANTCVEAGADVLVAGSAVFNKEDRGEAIQALLASRV comes from the coding sequence ATGACGAAAATTGCACCATCGATATTATCTGCTGACTTTGCAAAGTTAGGAGAAGAAATCAAAGATATAGAAAAAGGTGGAGCCGAGTATGTACACGTGGACGTAATGGATGGTCATTTTGTTCCAAATATTACAATCGGACCACTCATTGTAGACGCGATTAAACCACATACGAACTTGCCGCTTGATGTTCATTTAATGATTGAGAATCCTGACCAGTATATTGCTCAGTTTGCTTCAGCTGGAGCAGATATTATCTCAGTTCATCAGGAGGCTTGTCCGCACCTCCATCGCACCATCCAGCTAATTAAGTCAGAAGGAGTCAAGGCTGGGGTTGTCATTAATCCAGCTACTCCTGTAGAGATGATTAAACCGGTTCTAGCAGATGTTGACTTAGTTCTTCTTATGACTGTAAACCCTGGTTTTGGCGGTCAGAAGTTCATTGAAAGTGTGGTTCCTAAGATTAAAGAAGTAGCAAGCCTTCGAGGAGAGAATGGCTATCACTTTGAAATTGAAGTTGATGGCGGAGTTAAAGAAGGGACAGCCAACACGTGTGTAGAAGCAGGGGCAGATGTTCTTGTGGCTGGAAGTGCAGTTTTTAATAAAGAAGATCGAGGCGAAGCCATTCAAGCGTTGTTGGCTTCTCGCGTTTAA
- a CDS encoding thiamine diphosphokinase: MKGIAIVGGGPGEHIPALHRYKEEELTWIGADRGAITLVNEGISPDYAVGDFDSVSKEELEEIKHSSKEFTKHPAEKDETDLEIAVRKALSLEAEVIYFFGVTGGRLDHALTNLQILAPLENQGIKGVVIDKGNWVECKSPGRHEVFNDPDYPNISFIPFTPEVRGLTLGGFYYPLENAYVPWGSTLCVSNKLISEKGTFSFEHGILLLIKSRDVLSESRKS, encoded by the coding sequence ATGAAAGGAATCGCAATTGTTGGGGGAGGGCCAGGTGAACATATCCCTGCGTTACACCGATATAAGGAAGAGGAACTTACTTGGATTGGGGCAGATCGCGGAGCTATCACCCTTGTGAATGAAGGCATCTCCCCTGATTATGCCGTTGGAGACTTTGATTCTGTATCGAAAGAAGAGTTAGAAGAAATTAAACATTCATCAAAGGAATTTACTAAACACCCTGCTGAAAAAGATGAGACGGATTTAGAGATTGCAGTTCGTAAAGCTTTATCCTTGGAAGCGGAGGTTATTTATTTCTTTGGAGTTACTGGGGGAAGGCTTGATCATGCTTTAACTAATTTGCAGATTCTTGCACCTCTTGAGAATCAGGGGATCAAGGGAGTTGTGATTGATAAAGGAAATTGGGTTGAATGTAAATCACCAGGAAGGCATGAGGTTTTCAATGACCCTGATTACCCCAATATTTCTTTTATCCCATTCACTCCTGAAGTACGTGGATTAACACTAGGCGGTTTTTATTATCCTTTAGAAAATGCCTATGTTCCATGGGGCTCTACGCTGTGTGTGTCGAATAAGCTTATTTCAGAAAAAGGTACTTTTTCATTTGAGCATGGCATACTATTACTAATAAAGAGCCGAGATGTACTAAGTGAATCCAGGAAGTCCTAA
- the spoVM gene encoding stage V sporulation protein SpoVM, protein MKFYTIKLPRFIGGFVRVIIGTFKKD, encoded by the coding sequence TTGAAATTTTATACCATTAAACTCCCACGCTTCATTGGTGGTTTCGTGCGCGTCATCATAGGTACCTTCAAAAAAGACTAA
- the rpmB gene encoding 50S ribosomal protein L28: MSRKCVVTGRKTTTGNNRSHAMNASKRQFKSNVQKVRVMIDGKPQKVYVSTRALKSGKIQRV, encoded by the coding sequence ATGAGTCGTAAATGTGTCGTTACAGGCCGTAAAACAACTACTGGAAACAACCGTTCACACGCTATGAACGCTAGTAAACGTCAATTTAAATCAAACGTACAAAAAGTACGTGTTATGATCGATGGTAAACCTCAAAAAGTTTACGTTTCAACACGTGCTCTTAAATCCGGTAAAATCCAACGCGTTTAA
- a CDS encoding Asp23/Gls24 family envelope stress response protein: MSIDLNTNFGHVTITNEVIATVAGGAAVECYGIVGMASKNQIKDGLTEILRKENFARGVIVRQEEEETHIDMYIIVSYGTKISEVASNVQSQVKYTLNKTVGLSVDSVNIYVQGVRVSND; the protein is encoded by the coding sequence ATGTCCATTGATTTAAATACAAATTTTGGTCATGTAACCATTACAAACGAAGTCATTGCTACCGTTGCAGGTGGTGCAGCTGTAGAATGTTACGGAATTGTAGGTATGGCTTCAAAGAATCAAATTAAAGATGGCCTTACTGAAATACTGCGAAAAGAAAACTTCGCTCGCGGAGTAATCGTGCGTCAGGAAGAAGAAGAAACACATATTGATATGTATATTATCGTAAGCTATGGAACAAAGATTTCAGAGGTTGCCTCTAATGTACAATCACAAGTGAAATATACATTAAATAAAACAGTTGGCTTGTCCGTAGACTCTGTAAATATTTACGTTCAGGGTGTGCGTGTTTCAAATGATTAA
- a CDS encoding DAK2 domain-containing protein has product MTIRTLDGATFAEMVLSGANHLTNNANMIDALNVFPVPDGDTGTNMNLSMTSGANEVRNVQADHVGEVAKSLAKGLLMGARGNSGVILSQLFRGFSKAIEDKETITTVDFAEAMNQGVKTAYKAVMKPVEGTILTVAKDSAEAAYKIAEQEEDIVVFMEEMINHAKSSLKRTPELLPVLKEVGVVDSGGQGLVTIYEGFLANLKGEELPATNEAGPTMNDMVNAEHHKLAQDYMSTDEIEFGYCTEFMVKFEQEKLSQHPYDEEAFRQDLSKLGDSLLVVSDEELIKVHVHAETPGDALTLGQRYGSLVNMKIENMREQHTSIVGEQKKEQPVKKEKADFAIVTVAMGSGIKEMFESLGATVVIEGGQTMNPSTQDITNAIEEAHAKKVIVLPNNKNIVMAAEQAAELADDHVVVVPTKTVPQGMSALLAFHPEQSIEDNQEGMKEAANSVKTGQLTYAVRDTQIDGMTIEKGNFMGILESSISSTHQDKLEAAKQLLRDMIDEEEDEILTILQGEDATSEEVEALESFLEENFEDLEVEVYKGNQPIYSFIFSVE; this is encoded by the coding sequence GTGACGATAAGGACGTTAGATGGAGCAACGTTTGCAGAAATGGTGCTCTCCGGAGCAAACCATTTAACAAACAATGCGAATATGATCGACGCTCTTAATGTATTCCCTGTTCCAGATGGAGATACAGGTACAAATATGAATTTATCAATGACATCAGGAGCGAATGAAGTAAGGAATGTACAAGCTGACCATGTCGGTGAAGTAGCAAAAAGCTTAGCGAAAGGTTTGTTGATGGGGGCACGCGGAAATTCAGGTGTTATCTTATCCCAACTTTTCAGAGGTTTTTCGAAAGCTATTGAAGATAAAGAAACCATTACAACAGTTGACTTTGCAGAAGCAATGAACCAGGGTGTTAAGACTGCTTATAAAGCCGTAATGAAACCTGTAGAAGGAACGATCCTTACCGTTGCTAAAGATTCTGCTGAAGCCGCTTACAAAATTGCGGAGCAGGAAGAAGACATTGTAGTCTTTATGGAAGAGATGATTAACCACGCAAAATCTTCCTTAAAGCGTACTCCAGAGCTATTACCTGTTCTGAAAGAAGTTGGAGTAGTGGATAGTGGTGGCCAAGGTCTAGTTACGATCTATGAAGGATTCCTAGCTAATTTAAAAGGTGAGGAATTGCCAGCTACAAACGAAGCCGGACCAACTATGAATGATATGGTTAATGCCGAACACCATAAACTTGCTCAGGACTATATGAGTACAGATGAAATTGAATTTGGTTACTGTACTGAATTTATGGTGAAATTCGAACAAGAGAAATTATCTCAACACCCTTATGATGAAGAAGCATTCAGACAAGACTTAAGCAAACTTGGTGATTCGTTGCTTGTAGTTTCTGATGAAGAACTCATCAAAGTCCATGTGCATGCTGAAACACCAGGTGACGCCTTAACACTAGGACAACGTTACGGAAGTCTTGTGAATATGAAGATTGAGAATATGCGTGAACAGCACACTTCTATTGTAGGTGAACAAAAGAAAGAACAGCCTGTGAAGAAAGAAAAGGCTGACTTCGCGATTGTAACCGTTGCGATGGGTAGTGGCATTAAAGAAATGTTTGAAAGTCTTGGAGCTACTGTTGTCATTGAAGGTGGACAAACTATGAATCCAAGTACACAAGACATTACAAATGCAATTGAAGAAGCACATGCGAAAAAAGTCATCGTACTACCGAATAACAAGAATATCGTAATGGCAGCTGAACAAGCTGCGGAGCTTGCTGATGATCATGTTGTCGTGGTTCCGACAAAGACGGTTCCACAAGGTATGAGTGCACTGCTTGCCTTCCATCCGGAACAATCGATTGAAGATAATCAAGAAGGAATGAAGGAAGCTGCTAATTCCGTTAAAACAGGTCAGTTAACGTATGCTGTACGTGACACCCAGATTGATGGAATGACGATTGAAAAAGGGAATTTCATGGGCATTTTAGAAAGTAGCATTTCTTCTACCCATCAGGATAAACTTGAAGCTGCAAAACAACTTCTTCGAGACATGATTGATGAAGAAGAAGATGAAATTCTCACCATCCTGCAAGGTGAGGACGCCACTTCAGAAGAAGTAGAGGCGCTTGAAAGCTTCTTAGAAGAAAACTTTGAGGACCTCGAAGTAGAAGTTTATAAGGGTAATCAACCGATCTATTCCTTTATTTTCTCTGTTGAATAA
- a CDS encoding NCS2 family permease, protein MKQQNPGLQEAKTSLKTEMMAGLIGYLTTVYIVAVNGSILSEAGISYQAGMIATILASFVGCLIIGFFANAPMILIPGMGVNALFAYSIVQGGGLSFQEGLGVVLVSSVLFIIIALTKLGSWLQEAIPDSLKHAITVGLGLFLTFIGLEKGGLITQGEHSLIELGHFTSPTVLVSLLTLAAGIFLFIKNVPGHFLLTMGFGTALAYFFGILDGGTTSIVWDAEWMFLPSFSAIDELAFWLGVFPLTIVLVFENMGLINGQLSMAGDMSKFKRSFQSTAFSAFTCAFFGTSPTVSSAESAATIASNGRTGKAAITTGLLFLLTLGLIPFISWIPSMAISPILIIVGALMVQNVRHIAFDDLTEAMPAFLIIVMIPFTNSIADGMAFGFIAYPIVKMASGQRNKVTLPVVIIAGMFLTEFIIKALGL, encoded by the coding sequence ATGAAACAACAAAACCCTGGATTACAAGAAGCAAAAACATCCTTAAAAACCGAGATGATGGCAGGTCTTATTGGCTATTTAACTACCGTTTATATAGTAGCTGTTAACGGTTCGATCCTAAGTGAAGCGGGTATCAGTTATCAAGCCGGTATGATCGCGACTATTTTAGCCAGCTTTGTAGGTTGCTTAATCATTGGATTCTTTGCGAATGCACCGATGATTCTCATTCCTGGAATGGGAGTAAATGCTTTATTCGCTTATTCCATTGTCCAAGGTGGTGGACTTTCTTTCCAAGAAGGTTTAGGCGTCGTACTTGTTTCATCCGTCCTTTTCATCATAATTGCGCTAACGAAGCTTGGTTCATGGCTCCAAGAGGCCATACCAGATTCTTTAAAACACGCGATTACAGTCGGTTTAGGCTTATTTTTGACGTTTATCGGTTTAGAAAAAGGCGGTTTGATTACACAAGGCGAACATTCTTTGATCGAATTAGGTCATTTCACTTCCCCAACCGTGCTAGTTAGTTTGCTAACTCTAGCAGCAGGGATTTTCCTTTTCATTAAAAATGTTCCCGGCCATTTTCTGTTAACAATGGGATTTGGAACCGCACTAGCCTATTTCTTCGGAATTTTAGATGGAGGCACAACGAGCATTGTATGGGACGCAGAATGGATGTTCCTCCCATCATTTTCAGCTATTGATGAACTCGCTTTTTGGTTAGGTGTCTTTCCACTAACGATCGTTCTTGTATTTGAAAATATGGGACTTATCAATGGACAGCTTTCCATGGCCGGGGATATGAGCAAGTTCAAACGCTCATTTCAATCAACGGCTTTCTCGGCATTTACATGCGCTTTCTTTGGAACTTCCCCAACAGTTTCTTCAGCAGAAAGCGCCGCAACGATTGCATCAAATGGCCGAACTGGTAAAGCAGCCATCACAACAGGTCTATTGTTTTTGCTTACCCTTGGACTAATCCCGTTTATATCATGGATTCCTTCCATGGCCATTAGCCCTATTTTAATTATTGTAGGTGCACTAATGGTTCAAAACGTCCGTCATATTGCCTTCGATGATTTAACAGAAGCCATGCCTGCCTTTTTAATCATTGTGATGATTCCGTTTACGAATAGCATCGCAGATGGAATGGCATTTGGCTTTATCGCTTACCCTATCGTTAAAATGGCAAGCGGACAAAGAAATAAGGTTACTCTTCCTGTAGTTATTATTGCAGGTATGTTCTTAACCGAATTTATTATTAAAGCATTAGGGTTATAA
- the sdaAB gene encoding L-serine ammonia-lyase, iron-sulfur-dependent subunit beta codes for MKFKSVFDIIGPVMIGPSSSHTAGAARIGRVARTLFGREPKWVTVHLYGSFAKTYKGHGTDVAIVGGVLDFETWDTRISTSLDLAKEKGIKVRFEVEDAHTDHPNTARVRIGDEQGDLELVGISIGGGKAEITELNGFELRLSGNHPAILVMHNDRFGSIASVTQTLAKHEINIGHMEVSRKEMGKEALMVIEVDQNVSDDLLRELESCDHILQVAKVVD; via the coding sequence ATGAAGTTTAAATCCGTTTTTGATATTATTGGGCCTGTTATGATAGGCCCTTCAAGTTCCCACACTGCTGGAGCTGCTCGTATTGGAAGAGTGGCTCGAACATTGTTTGGTCGTGAGCCCAAATGGGTGACCGTTCATTTGTATGGTTCTTTCGCAAAAACGTATAAAGGCCATGGAACAGACGTGGCCATAGTTGGGGGAGTACTTGATTTTGAAACGTGGGATACTCGAATTAGTACATCTCTCGATCTTGCGAAAGAAAAGGGGATTAAGGTGCGTTTTGAAGTAGAAGATGCTCATACAGACCACCCTAATACGGCTCGGGTTCGAATTGGTGATGAGCAAGGAGACCTTGAGTTAGTCGGAATCTCCATTGGTGGAGGGAAAGCGGAAATAACAGAATTAAATGGCTTTGAATTAAGACTCTCTGGTAACCATCCCGCTATTTTGGTTATGCATAATGATCGCTTTGGCTCTATTGCTTCTGTTACCCAGACCCTTGCTAAACATGAAATTAATATTGGGCATATGGAAGTGTCAAGGAAAGAAATGGGGAAAGAAGCGCTAATGGTTATAGAAGTCGACCAGAATGTGAGCGATGATCTCTTAAGAGAGCTTGAGAGTTGTGACCATATCTTACAGGTAGCGAAAGTCGTTGATTAA
- the sdaAA gene encoding L-serine ammonia-lyase, iron-sulfur-dependent, subunit alpha codes for MLFRNVAELIERCESEGVSISELMIQQEMAVRERSREEVFGQMEENLKVMEDAVEEGLKGVRSHSGLTGGDAVLIQNYIQNHTPLSGNLLMDAVSKAVATNEVNAAMGTICATPTAGSAGCVPGTLFAVKNQLKPTREQMVRYLFTSGAFGFVVANNASISGAAGGCQAEVGSAAGMAAAAIVEMAGGTPAQSAEAMAITLKNMLGLVCDPVAGLVEVPCVKRNAMGASNAVVAADMALAGVTSRIPCDEVIDAMYKIGQTMPVALRETAQGGLAATPTGRELEAKVYGINLKSE; via the coding sequence ATTTTATTTCGAAATGTAGCGGAGTTAATTGAAAGATGTGAAAGTGAAGGGGTTTCGATCTCAGAACTTATGATTCAGCAGGAAATGGCTGTACGTGAACGTTCCCGGGAAGAAGTCTTTGGGCAAATGGAAGAGAATCTGAAAGTTATGGAAGATGCTGTGGAAGAAGGGTTAAAAGGAGTACGATCTCATTCTGGCCTTACAGGTGGAGATGCCGTGCTGATTCAAAACTATATACAAAATCATACCCCGCTTTCTGGGAATCTGCTTATGGATGCCGTGAGTAAAGCTGTTGCTACGAATGAAGTGAATGCGGCGATGGGGACAATCTGTGCAACACCAACAGCCGGAAGTGCCGGCTGCGTACCGGGTACTCTTTTTGCTGTGAAAAATCAATTAAAGCCGACGCGTGAACAAATGGTCAGGTACCTATTTACATCCGGGGCTTTTGGGTTTGTTGTAGCCAATAACGCATCCATTTCAGGCGCTGCAGGTGGTTGCCAGGCTGAAGTTGGTTCTGCTGCGGGCATGGCGGCGGCTGCCATTGTTGAAATGGCAGGAGGAACACCTGCTCAATCGGCTGAGGCAATGGCGATTACCCTTAAGAATATGCTAGGGTTAGTGTGTGATCCTGTTGCGGGTCTTGTTGAGGTCCCATGTGTGAAACGTAATGCTATGGGTGCTTCAAACGCAGTTGTTGCTGCAGATATGGCATTAGCAGGGGTAACTAGTCGCATACCTTGTGATGAAGTTATTGATGCGATGTATAAGATTGGTCAAACAATGCCTGTAGCTCTTAGAGAAACGGCTCAAGGTGGTTTAGCAGCTACACCTACTGGACGTGAATTAGAAGCTAAGGTATATGGAATAAACTTAAAAAGTGAGTGA